AACCTAGGTGGGCGGGGGCTCTTGGAATCGATATATGTTTACGCTTAATCGCGCCTCCACTAACTGGCGTGGTAGCCCCTTGGAGGTGGGCCTCTAGTTGGACACAAAGACTGTGAATAGGGATGGTGAATATGCCGAATGTCAGGAACACCGTGGTCGGAGGTAGAAGAGCGAATGCTCAGGTCCATGTATCTTGCAGGCACCTCCTTTGACGAAATCGGCCAAGAGTTTCCCGATAGGTCATCGAATGCTATCCGGCTCAAGGCCTCAAGGCTTGGTCTGAAGAGACCTCCGGGGTCCTCCTATGTTCTTGCGTCTCCTAACGTGCTAAGATTCTCAGATGGGAATGGAGACACAGGTTTCTTCTTCAAGTGTGTCAACTGCGGGAGCTGGATGCACGCCCAAATAGGTGATGATACGGAAAATCAGACTGTAGAGTGCAGCGAGTGCAGCACAGTCTGCAGGTATATATCCTGACGCGCTTTGTATCTCTTCAGAGGGCAAGGCTTTTCTCCCACCAGATTTGGGTTTCTCAGGAGGCGAAGAGCGCGTTTTGAGCCGTGTGACTTTTGAGGTGGCAGGGAATCCGGTCCCCAAAGCTAGAGCGCGGGTAGTCACCAAGGGCAAGAGGAGATTCGCCTTTACCCCCAAGAAGGTCAAGGACTGGGAAACTATAGTCAAGACCGAGG
The sequence above is a segment of the Candidatus Bathyarchaeota archaeon genome. Coding sequences within it:
- a CDS encoding SANT/Myb-like DNA-binding domain-containing protein, whose protein sequence is MSGTPWSEVEERMLRSMYLAGTSFDEIGQEFPDRSSNAIRLKASRLGLKRPPGSSYVLASPNVLRFSDGNGDTGFFFKCVNCGSWMHAQIGDDTENQTVECSECSTVCRYIS